The proteins below are encoded in one region of Pongo pygmaeus isolate AG05252 chromosome 20, NHGRI_mPonPyg2-v2.0_pri, whole genome shotgun sequence:
- the ZNF230 gene encoding zinc finger protein 230 isoform X2, which produces MMETATQREGNSGGKTVAEAGPHEDCPCQQIWEQTASYLTQSQDSIINNSQFFEQGDVPSQVEAGLSIIHKGQKPSQNGKCKQSFSDVAIFDLPQQLHSGEKSHTCNECGKSFCYISALRIHQRVHLREKLCKCDMRGKEFSQSSCLQTHERVHTGEKPFKCEQCGKGFRCRAILQVHCKLHTGEKPYICEKCGRAFIHNFQLQKHQRIHTGEKPFKCEICGKSFCLRSSLNRHCMVHTAEKLYKSEECGKGFTDSLDLHKHQMIHTGQKPYNCKECGKSFRWSSYLLIHQRIHSGEKPYRCEECGKGYISKSGLNLHQRVHTGERPYNCKECGKSFSRASSILNHKKLHCRKKPFKCEDCGKRLVHRSFCKDQQGDHNGENPSKCEDCGKRYKRRLNLDIILSLFLNDM; this is translated from the exons ATGATGGAGACAGCAACCCAAAGAGAAGGAAATTCAG GTGGCAAGACTGTTGCGGAAGCAGGACCACATGAAGACTGCCCTTGCCAGCAAATCTGGGAACAAACTGCAAGTTACTTAACCCAGTCTCAAGACTCCATCATAAATAATTCTCAGTTCTTTGAACAAGGTGATGTCCCCTCCCAGGTTGAGGCAGGACTATCTATAATTCATAAAGGACAGAAACCTTCACAGAATGGGAAGTGTAAACAATCCTTCAGTGATGTTGCCATCTTTGATCTTCCTCAGCAGTTACACTCAGGAGAGAAGTCTCATACATGCAATGAGTGTGGAAAAAGCTTCTGTTACATCTCAGCTCTTCGTATTCACCAGAGAGTTCACTTGAGAGAGAAACTCTGTAAGTGTGACATGCGTGGTAAGGAATTCAGTCAGAGCTCATGTCTGCAAACTCATGAGAGagtccacactggagagaaaccattcAAATGTGAGCAATGTGGGAAAGGCTTCAGATGTAGAGCAATACTTCAAGTTCATTGCAAATtacacacaggagagaaaccttataTTTGTGAGAAATGTGGGAGGGCCTTCATTCATAATTTCCAGCTTCAgaaacatcagagaattcatactggggaGAAGCCGTTCAAATGTGAAATATGTGGTAAGAGCTTCTGTCTTAGGTCAAGTCTTAATAGGCATTGCATGGTCCACACAGCAGAGAAACTGTACAAATCTGAGGAGTGTGGAAAAGGCTTCACTGATAGCCTAGATTTGCATAAGCATCAGATGATTCACACAGGACAGAAACCCTACAATTGTAAAGAATGTGGGAAGAGCTTCAGATGGTCCTCATATCTTTTGATCCATCAGCGAATCCACAGTGGAGAAAAACCATACAGATGTGAGGAGTGTGGGAAGGGCTACATTAGTAAGTCAGGTCTTAACTTGCACCAGAGGGTCCACACTGGAGAGAGACCTTATaattgtaaggaatgtgggaagagcTTTAGCCGGGCTTCAAGTATTTTGAATCATAAGAAACTCCACTGCcggaaaaaacccttcaaatgtGAGGATTGTGGAAAGAGGCTTGTACACCGGTCTTTCTGTAAAGACCAACAAGGAGACCACAATGGAGAAAACCCATCCAAATGTGAGGACTGTGGGAAGCGCTACAAGAGGCGCTTGAATCTGgatataattttatcattatttttaaatgatatgtaa
- the ZNF230 gene encoding zinc finger protein 230 isoform X1, which yields MTTFKEAVTFKDVAVFFTEEELGLLDPAQRKLYQDVMLENFTNLLSVGHQPFHPFHFLREEKFWMMETATQREGNSGGKTVAEAGPHEDCPCQQIWEQTASYLTQSQDSIINNSQFFEQGDVPSQVEAGLSIIHKGQKPSQNGKCKQSFSDVAIFDLPQQLHSGEKSHTCNECGKSFCYISALRIHQRVHLREKLCKCDMRGKEFSQSSCLQTHERVHTGEKPFKCEQCGKGFRCRAILQVHCKLHTGEKPYICEKCGRAFIHNFQLQKHQRIHTGEKPFKCEICGKSFCLRSSLNRHCMVHTAEKLYKSEECGKGFTDSLDLHKHQMIHTGQKPYNCKECGKSFRWSSYLLIHQRIHSGEKPYRCEECGKGYISKSGLNLHQRVHTGERPYNCKECGKSFSRASSILNHKKLHCRKKPFKCEDCGKRLVHRSFCKDQQGDHNGENPSKCEDCGKRYKRRLNLDIILSLFLNDM from the exons ATGACCACATTCAAG GAGGCAGTGACTTTCAAGGACGTGGCTGTGTTCTTTACTgaggaggagctggggctgcTGGACCCTGCCCAGAGGAAGCTATACCAAGATGTGATGCTTGAGAACTTCACGAACCTGCTCTCAGTGG GGCATCAACCATTCCACCCTTTCCACTTCCTAAGGGAAGAAAAGTTTTGGATGATGGAGACAGCAACCCAAAGAGAAGGAAATTCAG GTGGCAAGACTGTTGCGGAAGCAGGACCACATGAAGACTGCCCTTGCCAGCAAATCTGGGAACAAACTGCAAGTTACTTAACCCAGTCTCAAGACTCCATCATAAATAATTCTCAGTTCTTTGAACAAGGTGATGTCCCCTCCCAGGTTGAGGCAGGACTATCTATAATTCATAAAGGACAGAAACCTTCACAGAATGGGAAGTGTAAACAATCCTTCAGTGATGTTGCCATCTTTGATCTTCCTCAGCAGTTACACTCAGGAGAGAAGTCTCATACATGCAATGAGTGTGGAAAAAGCTTCTGTTACATCTCAGCTCTTCGTATTCACCAGAGAGTTCACTTGAGAGAGAAACTCTGTAAGTGTGACATGCGTGGTAAGGAATTCAGTCAGAGCTCATGTCTGCAAACTCATGAGAGagtccacactggagagaaaccattcAAATGTGAGCAATGTGGGAAAGGCTTCAGATGTAGAGCAATACTTCAAGTTCATTGCAAATtacacacaggagagaaaccttataTTTGTGAGAAATGTGGGAGGGCCTTCATTCATAATTTCCAGCTTCAgaaacatcagagaattcatactggggaGAAGCCGTTCAAATGTGAAATATGTGGTAAGAGCTTCTGTCTTAGGTCAAGTCTTAATAGGCATTGCATGGTCCACACAGCAGAGAAACTGTACAAATCTGAGGAGTGTGGAAAAGGCTTCACTGATAGCCTAGATTTGCATAAGCATCAGATGATTCACACAGGACAGAAACCCTACAATTGTAAAGAATGTGGGAAGAGCTTCAGATGGTCCTCATATCTTTTGATCCATCAGCGAATCCACAGTGGAGAAAAACCATACAGATGTGAGGAGTGTGGGAAGGGCTACATTAGTAAGTCAGGTCTTAACTTGCACCAGAGGGTCCACACTGGAGAGAGACCTTATaattgtaaggaatgtgggaagagcTTTAGCCGGGCTTCAAGTATTTTGAATCATAAGAAACTCCACTGCcggaaaaaacccttcaaatgtGAGGATTGTGGAAAGAGGCTTGTACACCGGTCTTTCTGTAAAGACCAACAAGGAGACCACAATGGAGAAAACCCATCCAAATGTGAGGACTGTGGGAAGCGCTACAAGAGGCGCTTGAATCTGgatataattttatcattatttttaaatgatatgtaa